The Carassius auratus strain Wakin unplaced genomic scaffold, ASM336829v1 scaf_tig00218025, whole genome shotgun sequence genome has a segment encoding these proteins:
- the LOC113104539 gene encoding LOW QUALITY PROTEIN: uncharacterized protein LOC113104539 (The sequence of the model RefSeq protein was modified relative to this genomic sequence to represent the inferred CDS: deleted 1 base in 1 codon), with protein MSVSRDMKSVSQVRELLRELVSGREDPDGFFCMCLSLLGDTDTRTHFLDEIKPLLSGHEHLHSQLTAIFLEYFSKDKADELELALALSLYETKLTKPVHQPYKSYADLTTVTSGVNQSNISDGAEEAENQAGAKWAPDTEVHNTTCAIKNTNKENDDLKVTKSTRSQKRRLRKKQHLLKNPSGPRPVLLWFRRDLRMWDNPALIGCLELGAPVIPVFLWNVVEEEGPGVTVATGGASKYWLHQALVSLNRSLEKCGSNLVTLKAEVSSLTALQGLIAETGAASVVATALYEPWLKERDDSVWEKLEKQGVKCHVYHSYCLRDPYTVSTRGVGLRGIGSVSHFMSCCQQNPGSGQTSPLDAPAALPAPSAWPQGCPLVDLGLARMPRRKDGTEIDWAVNIRKSWDISEKGAQAHLEAFLRDGVYRYEKESSRADEPNTSSLSPYLHFGQLSARSLLWDARGAHCRPPKFQRKLAWRDLAYWQLCLFPDLPWESLRPPYKALRWSSDHVHLKAWQRGSTGYPLIDAAMRQLWQTGWMNNYMRHVVASFLIAYLHIAWQEGYRWFQDTLVDADVAIDAMMWQNGGMCGLDHWNFVMHPVDAALTCDPCGTYVRQWCPVLKALPDDLVHKPWKCPASMLRRAGVVLGGNYPERIVVDLEERRAQSLQDVATVRRRFREFVDQRSGCDLVPVPARLVQDALGSMEDVVSREGTGFLLPVITRMEFKHQSEDPDRQDNPCSAVLKGYVSRKRDETIAFLNERDFTASVMCENTQRRERLERDWCLLEGLPKPTVSRGRARRTPTRDPYSKVPGGVAVPHR; from the exons ATGTCTGTAAGCAGAGATATGAAATCCGTGTCTCAGGTCCGTGAACTGCTGAGAGAGCTGGTGTCGGGTCGCGAGGATCCGGACGGGTTTTTCTGTATGTGTTTATCTCTGCTGGGAGACACAGACACCCGAACACACTTTCTGGACGAGATCAAACCTCTTTTATCAGGACATGAGCATTTACACAGTCAGCTGACTGCAATCTTTTTGGAGTACTTCTCCAAG GATAAAGCGGATGAATTAGAGTTGGCTTTAGCACTCTCTCTTTATGAAACCAAACTTACCAAACCAGTTCATCAGCCTTACAAAAGCTATGCAGACTTGACTACAGTAACCTCAGGTGTTAATCAGTCAAACATCAGTGATGGAGCAGAAGAAGCAGAGAACCAGGCTGGTGCAAAATGGGCACCAGATACTGAGGTACATAACACCACGTGTgccattaaaaacacaaataaagaaaatgatgATCTCAAGGTCACAAAGTCAACAAGGTCACAAAAGCGTCGTCTGCGTAAGAAGCAGCATTTGTTGAAGAACCCATCGGGACCACGACcggttctgctctggttcagaAGGGACCTCCGTATGTGGGATAACCCTGCTCTTATTGGCTGCCTGGAGCTCGGAGCACCTGTCATTCCTGTCTTCCTGTGGAATGTGGTGGAGGAGGAGGGTCCAGGGGTTACCGTAGCTACCGGTGGGGCGTCTAAATACTGGCTGCATCAGGCACTAGTGAGTCTGAACCGCTCTCTGGAGAAGTGTGGAAGCAACTTGGTGACGCTAAAGGCAGAGGTCTCATCTTTGACAGCTCTGCAAGGGTTAATCGCTGAGACAGGGGCAGCATCGGTTGTGGCAACAGCCCTGTATGAGCCGTGGCTGAAGGAAAGAGATGACAGCGTGTGGGAGAAACTGGAGAAACAAGGTGTTAAGTGCCATGTCTACCACTCCTACTGCCTTCGAGACCCCTACACGGTCAGCACACGGGGCGTTGGACTAAGAG GTATCGGCTCTGTCTCTCACTTCATGAGTTGTTGCCAGCAGAATCCTGGCAGTGGACAGACCTCTCCGCTGGATGCCCCCGCTGCCCTGCCTGCTCCCTCAGCATGGCCACAGGGATGCCCACTTGTTGATCTGGGACTGGCACGCATGCCACGCAGGAAAGATGGCACAGAG ATTGATTGGGCTGTGAACATTCGGAAATCATGGGACATCAGTGAAAAAGGAGCTCAGGCTCATCTTGAGGCCTTCCTGCGAGATG GTGTGTACCGTTATGAGAAAGAGTCAAGTCGTGCAGATGAGCCTAACACCAGCTCTCTGTCTCCGTATCTGCACTTTGGGCAGTTGAGTGCACGCAGCCTATTATGGGATGCCCGTGGAGCTCACTGCAGACCTCCCAAGTTCCAGCGGAAACTGGCCTGGAGGGATCTGGCATACTGGCAGCTGTGCCTTTTCCCAGACCTGCCCTGGGAGTCCCTCAGACCACCGTACAAG GCTTTGCGCTGGAGTTCAGACCATGTCCAT CTGAAGGCATGGCAGCGTGGATCCACAGGATACCCACTGATAGATGCGGCAATGAGACAGCTGTGGCAAACTGGCTGGATGAACAACTACATGAGACATGTGGTTGCCTCCTTCCTCATCGCTTATCTGCATATTGCCTGGCAGGAAGGATACCGCTGGTTTCAG GACACGCTGGTAGACGCTGATGTTGCCATTGACGCCATGATGTGGCAGAATGGAGGAATGTGTGGACTGGATCACTGGAACTTCGTCATGCACCCTGTTGATGCAGCGCTGACCTGTGACCCCTGTGGCACCTATGTGCGGCAGTGGTGTCCTGTACTGAAGGCACTTCCTGATGACCTCGTCCATAAGCCCTGGAAGTGCCCAGCATCAATGCTGCGTAGAGCAG GTGTGGTTTTAGGTGGCAACTACCCAGAGCGGATAGTTGTTGACCTTGAGGAGCGACGTGCACAGTCTCTACAGGATGTGGCGACGGTGAGAAGGCGCTTTAGGGAGTTTGTTGACCAGCGATCAGGCTGTGACCTGGTACCTGTTCCTGCAAGGTTGGTGCAAGACGCTCTGGGCAGTATGGAAGATGTTGTGAGTCGTGAAGGAACCGGGTTTCTCCTCCCAGTCATCACACGCATGGAGTTTAAACACCAGTCAGAGGATCCAGACAGGCAAGATAACCCGTGCAGTGCTGTGCTGAAGGGCTACGTCAGCCGCAAACGGGACGAAACCATTGCCTTCCTAAATGAGAGAGACTTCACAGCCAGTGTGATGTGTGAGAACACACAGCGTAGAGAGAGGTTAGAGAGGGACTGGTGTCTTCTGGAGGGTCTGCCTAAGCCTACAGTGTCACGTGGCAGGGCCAGACGGACCCCAACCAGAGACCCTTACAGCAAAGTGCCTGGAGGTGTCGCTGTTCCCCACAGATAA